The proteins below come from a single Eucalyptus grandis isolate ANBG69807.140 chromosome 3, ASM1654582v1, whole genome shotgun sequence genomic window:
- the LOC120291896 gene encoding disease resistance protein RUN1-like: protein MAYSEAGSSSDAAQVSGGKYQVSLNFRGPDTRYGFTDFLYHGLINVGVRVFMDDEKLSVREAIGGDLLHAIDDPIIYIPIFSRTYASSIWCLRELRHIVDNVSMSKDALLKHKELFPDEVERWRAALAEVGGIKGWHWDGNQSPALIVESIVDKVLVKLATRKKVVTEHLVGLDDRIKELTELLDVDHPNVQLIGIYGMGGIGKTTVAKVVFNTLSSHFGNTCCFLENVRECSLTKGIVELQKNLLSDIVGIKPMEIVNNYEHGMMMIEEVLSTKKVLVILDDVAEKWHIEYLIGRRPLAPGSRIIITTRDQTIMPGTSLSMIIVNFQMKLSQPRNNFLWLLK from the exons ATGGCATACTCAGAGGCCGGATCAAGTAGTGATGCTGCACAAGTATCAGGAGGTAAGTATCAAGTGTCCCTGAATTTCAGAGGACCCGACACCCGTTATGGATTCACAGATTTCCTCTATCACGGATTGATAAATGTTGGAGTCCGCGTATTCATGGATGATGAGAAACTCAGCGTCCGCGAAGCGATTGGTGGAGACCTTCTTCATGCTATCGACGACCCCATaatctacatacccatcttctctcggacttatgcttccagtatATGGTGCCTCCGTGAGCTTAGGCATATAGTAGACAACGTGTCTATGTCGAAGG ATGCTCTGCTGAAACACAAGGAGCTGTTTCCAGATGAAGTAGAGAGGTGGAGAGCGGCTCTTGCAGAAGTAGGTGGAATCAAGGGATGGCACTGGGATGGAAATCAAAG CCCAGCATTGATAGTTGAATCGATTGTTGACAAGGTTTTAGTGAAGCTggcaacaagaaaaaaagtagtGACTGAACATTTAGTTGGACTTGATGATCGGATAAAAGAGTTGACAGAATTATTAGATGTCGACCATCCAAATGTGCAGcttattggaatttatggaatgggtgGCATCGGTAAAACAACTGTTGCCAAGGTTGTCTTCAATACACTATCTTCCCACTTTGGAAATACTTGTTGCTTCCTTGAGAATGTTCGAGAATGCTCATTGACCAAGGGCATAGTCGAGCTACAAAAGAATTTACTATCTGACATTGTTGGTATTAAACCTATGGAAATTGTGAATAATTATGAACATGGAATGATGATGATCGAAGAAGTACTCAGTACTAAGAAGGTCCTTGTGATTTTGGATGATGTTGCTGAAAAATGGCACATTGAGTACCTAATAGGAAGACGTCCATTAGCTCCAGGATCCCGCATAATCATTACAACGAGAGACCAAACTATTATGCCAG GGACTTCCCTCTCAATGATTATCGTAAACTTTCAAATGAAATTGTCTCAACCACGGAACAACTTCCTTTGGCTATTGAAGTGA